From the genome of Pseudomonas mohnii:
AACAGATTGAAAGCCGCCATACCCGTAAAGTGCATGCTGATGATGCCGGCCCCTATAACCAGGCTCGCGCTGTATTTGAACAACTGATGAAACATCCCGGTGCCGTTGCGCAAATGGCTGGCCAGTAACAGCGCCGCCAGGCTGGCGCCTATCGCGATCAGGATGGAGAGCCCAAACAACACCGGCTGGTAATAGACCTTCGCTTGCGACTGCATGGCGCCCATGCCCACGTAATGCATGGTCGCGATGCCCATGCCGATCCAGACCGAGGCTTTCAGGCATTGCCAAAAGCTCAGGGAGGGGCGACTGAGGGTGTACATCACCAGCCAGGAGGTGAGCAGGGCGATCAACAGGGACAACAAGGTGACGGGCAGTTGGAAATGAACATCGACCGGCACCTGGAACGCCAGCATGCCGATAAAGTGCATGGCCCATATTCCGCCGGCCAGGCAGCCGGCACCGACCCAGCGCCACAGTCGTTGGGAGGAGAGGTTTTCCGCGTGGGCAACCCGTTCGGCCATGTCCAGTGTGGCAAAACTGCCGGCACAGGCGACCAGATAAGCCAGTAACACCAGAAAGGGGTCATGCATGCAGTTAAGTATGACCTGCCCGTTCACTGGTAGCTCGGTAATGAAATGCAGACCAAGCCAGTCCATAGCATGCCCCGTCGTTAATCACCCTGGCCTGCGCAATCGACGCTGGCGAATGCACTGAAGTATAGAGGGCATGCACGAAGCGCAAGCCATGGTGGCTAAATGAGCCCAACCTTTTTGGAATGGACTTTAGAGCGTTTGGAAATAAATTGTTGCATGGGCTGCGCCCGCCACCATGGGTGGGTATCAGCCTTGCGAATAATGACAGACAGCATTCGCGGGCCTGACTAGATTGCAAGTTCCGGGCTCGGATGCGCTGGCAGTGAAGCCCCATAACAATAAAAGAGACGGATCCATGCAGAACTCGACCCAAGCGGCGAATGCCTGGCGCATTCTGTTCCTGCTGTTCCTGGCCAATCTGTTCAATTTTTTTGACCGCACGATCCCGGCCATCATCATTGAGCCGATCCGCATGGAATGGCACCTCAGCGACTTTCAGCTGGGGATCATCGGCACCGCCTTCACCCTGGTCTACGCGATAGCCGGCCTGCCACTGGGGCGGATGGCCGATACCGGTTCGCGCAGCAAGTTGATGGGCTGGGGGCTGGCCGTGTGGAGCGGGTTGACGGCGGTCAACGGCATGGTAGGCAGTTTCTGGAGTTTCCTGGTCGTGCGCATGGGTATCGGCATCGGTGAGGCCAGTTACGCGCCCGCCGCCAACTCGTTGATCGGCGATTTGTTTCCCGCTCACCGACGGGCGCGGGCCATGGGTATTTTCATGCTCGGCCTGCCTTTGGGCCTGTTACTGGCGTTCTTTACCATCGGGGCGATGGTCAAGGCGTTCGACAGCTGGCGGGCACCTTTCTTCATCGCTGCCGTACCGGGACTGATCCTGGCGGTGTTCATGTTTTTCATCAAGGAGCCGAACCGGGGGGCTGCCGAGAGCGTACAAGTCTCGCAAGAGCGCGTCGACCGACCTATCCGCCGGGTTTTGGCGGTGCCGACTTTTCTGTGGCTGGTGATGGCCGGGCTGTGTTTCAACTTCGCAACTTATGCCTGCAACTCGTTTCTGGTACCGATGCTTCAGCGTTACTTTCTGATGCCTTTGCAGGAGGCCGCCGTGGCGACCGGAGTGATTGTCGGTGTGACCGGCCTGGTTGGCCTGACGCTGGGTGGCTGGGTCGCGGACAAGATCCATC
Proteins encoded in this window:
- a CDS encoding spinster family MFS transporter is translated as MQNSTQAANAWRILFLLFLANLFNFFDRTIPAIIIEPIRMEWHLSDFQLGIIGTAFTLVYAIAGLPLGRMADTGSRSKLMGWGLAVWSGLTAVNGMVGSFWSFLVVRMGIGIGEASYAPAANSLIGDLFPAHRRARAMGIFMLGLPLGLLLAFFTIGAMVKAFDSWRAPFFIAAVPGLILAVFMFFIKEPNRGAAESVQVSQERVDRPIRRVLAVPTFLWLVMAGLCFNFATYACNSFLVPMLQRYFLMPLQEAAVATGVIVGVTGLVGLTLGGWVADKIHQRVANGRLLFAAISLIISTLCTAWALHSGRIEIGVFVAVFSLGWLFAYNFYTCVYTAIQDVVEPRLRATAMALFFAGLYLLGGGLGPVVVGALSDHFAHTAMLAAGAEQMTEAFKAVGLHDAMYLIPVALFFTMVFLFLAARCFVRDAKRMKEGLIAVVEPDGVAATA